A DNA window from Lagenorhynchus albirostris chromosome 5, mLagAlb1.1, whole genome shotgun sequence contains the following coding sequences:
- the MAGEF1 gene encoding LOW QUALITY PROTEIN: melanoma-associated antigen F1 (The sequence of the model RefSeq protein was modified relative to this genomic sequence to represent the inferred CDS: inserted 1 base in 1 codon; deleted 1 base in 1 codon; substituted 1 base at 1 genomic stop codon), producing MLXKPESGGCLPIPRAEGEMDGGHDNETQALTASQEVAPSPLLQESLEEDLGAVREKEAAEPSITLKGARALAAKTLARRGARLRLDQTVAEVVQFLLVKDRKKSPITLSEMVKYIIRDLKDLFPEIITRAAEHLPYVFGFKLKQLDRKHHTSILINKLKPLEEEEEXGDGPRLGLLMMMLGFIYMKGNSAREAQVWEMLRRLEVRPSKYHPLFGCPRRLIMEDFVQLRYLNYRLVSHTNPPACEFSWGPRSDLEASKMKVLGFVAKLHKKEPQHWPVQYREALADEADRGSVRARARANANAGAGIHPW from the exons ATGTTGTAGAAACCAGAGAGCGGGGGT TGCCTCCCTATCCCTCGGGCGGAGGGGGAGATGGATGGTGGCCACGACAATGAGACCCAGGCCCTGACCGCCTCGCAGGAGGTGGCCCCGAGCCCCCTCCTGCAAGAGAGCCTCGAGGAGGACCTTGGTGCTGTAAGGGAGAAGGAGGCTGCGGAGCCCTCCATCACCCTGAAAGGTGCGAGGGCTTTGGCAGCCAAAACCTTGGCCCGGCGCGGGGCCCGTCTCCGTCTGGATCAGACGGTGGCCGAGGTGGTGCAGTTTCTGCTGGTGAAGGACAGGAAGAAGAGTCCTATCACCCTCTCCGAGATGGTGAAATACATTATCAGAGACTTAAAGGATCTGTTCCCTGAGATCATCACAAGGGCCGCAGAGCATCTGCCGTATGTCTTTGGTTTCAAGCTGAAACAGCTTGACCGCAAGCACCACACTTCTATCCTGATCAACAAACTAAAACCtcttgaggaggaggagg gaggagatggccCCAGACTGGGTCTTTTAATGATGATGTTGGGCTTTATCTACATGAAAGGTAATAGCGCCAGGGAGGCACAGGTCTGGGAGATGCTGCGTCGGTTGGAGGTGCGTCCCTCAAAGTATCACCCCCTCTTTGGGTGCCCGAGGAGGCTTATTATGGAAGATTTCGTGCAGCTGAGATACCTCAATTACCGGCTTGTTTCTCACACCAATCCACCGGCATGTGAATTCTCTTGGGGTCCCCGAAGCGACCTGGAAGCCAGCAAGATGAAAGTCCTGGGGTTCGTGGCCAAGCTCCATAAGAAAGAACCCCAACACTGGCCAGTGCAGTACCGTGAGGCCCTGGCAGACGAGGCTGACAGGGGCAGTGTGAGGGCTAGGGCCAGGGCTAATGCTAATGCTGGGGCCGGCATCCACCCCTGGTGA